One region of candidate division KSB1 bacterium genomic DNA includes:
- a CDS encoding MotA/TolQ/ExbB proton channel family protein encodes MVDMFIQGGVFMWPILGLFVLGIAISLERLWTLTRASVNTRKFLSTIKKALREGGVPAAIEVCANTRGPVASIFHAGLLRADQGVEAVEKAIMNAGAVEMAFLERGLVWLSTVISLAPMLGFTGTVQGMIIAFQAIEQANDISPAIVAHGIAVALLTTLFGLIVAITIQVAHNYFVSRIDRLVVDMEEGSFELVDSLVELQRSKAS; translated from the coding sequence ATGGTCGACATGTTCATTCAGGGCGGCGTCTTCATGTGGCCGATCTTGGGTCTGTTCGTGCTGGGGATAGCCATCAGCCTGGAGCGCCTGTGGACCCTGACGAGGGCATCGGTCAACACGCGGAAGTTCCTCTCCACGATCAAGAAGGCACTGCGTGAGGGTGGTGTACCGGCAGCCATTGAGGTGTGCGCGAACACCCGGGGTCCGGTGGCCTCGATCTTCCACGCCGGATTGCTGCGCGCGGATCAGGGTGTCGAGGCCGTGGAAAAGGCCATCATGAACGCCGGTGCGGTGGAAATGGCCTTCCTGGAGCGCGGTCTGGTGTGGCTATCGACCGTGATCAGCCTGGCCCCGATGCTGGGATTCACGGGGACGGTGCAAGGTATGATCATCGCCTTCCAGGCTATCGAGCAAGCAAACGACATCTCGCCGGCGATCGTAGCGCACGGAATCGCCGTGGCTTTGTTGACCACCCTGTTCGGCCTGATCGTGGCCATTACGATCCAAGTGGCGCACAACTACTTTGTCTCGCGCATCGACCGCCTGGTGGTCGACATGGAGGAAGGATCGTTCGAACTGGTGGATAGCCTGGTCGAGCTGCAGCGCTCCAAGGCATCGTGA